The following are from one region of the Paracoccus sp. S3-43 genome:
- the ftsH gene encoding ATP-dependent zinc metalloprotease FtsH, with amino-acid sequence MGNARNLAFWVVLFLMILALFNLFSDGATTMNSRQISYSDFIQRVDNDQIAAVTIDGEQLAVTGTDGNQYSTIRPQGEDIADRLIAKSVDVKVVPQQQSGFMSLLGVWLPFILLIGVWIFFMNRMQGGGKGGAMGFGKSRAKLLTEKHGRVTFDDVAGIDEAKEELEEIVEFLRNPQKFSRLGGKIPKGALLVGPPGTGKTLLARAIAGEAGVPFFTISGSDFVEMFVGVGASRVRDMFEQAKKSAPCIVFIDEIDAVGRARGVGIGGGNDEREQTLNQLLVEMDGFEANEGIIIVAATNRRDVLDPALLRPGRFDRQIHVPNPDIKGREKILSVHARKVPVGPDVDLRIIARGTPGFSGADLMNLVNEAALMAARIGRRFVSMEDFENAKDKVMLGVERRSMVLTPEQKEKTAYHEAGHAVVGLSMPKCDPVYKATIIPRGGALGMVVSLPEMDRLNFHKDEAKQKLAMTMAGKAAEIIKYGEEGVSNGPAGDIQQASQLARAMVMRWGMSDKVGNIDYAEAHEGYNGSTGGFSISAATKELIEQEVRDLIEEGYQEARRILLEKSEEFERMAQGLLEYETLTGEEIGKILRGEPLGGDDDTPGSVIPSVTAIPKAGKPAPGGDPAPA; translated from the coding sequence TTGGGCAACGCACGCAACCTGGCCTTCTGGGTCGTCCTTTTCCTGATGATCCTGGCGCTGTTCAATCTGTTCAGCGACGGCGCGACGACCATGAACAGCCGGCAGATCAGCTATTCGGACTTCATCCAGCGGGTCGACAACGACCAGATCGCCGCCGTCACCATCGACGGCGAACAGTTGGCCGTCACCGGCACCGACGGCAACCAGTATTCCACGATCCGCCCGCAGGGCGAGGATATCGCCGACCGCCTGATCGCCAAAAGCGTCGATGTGAAGGTCGTGCCGCAGCAGCAGTCCGGCTTCATGTCGCTGCTGGGCGTCTGGCTGCCCTTCATCCTGCTGATCGGCGTGTGGATCTTCTTCATGAACCGGATGCAGGGCGGCGGCAAAGGCGGGGCGATGGGCTTTGGCAAGTCGCGCGCGAAACTCTTGACCGAAAAGCACGGCCGGGTGACCTTCGACGACGTGGCCGGCATCGACGAGGCCAAGGAGGAGCTTGAGGAAATCGTCGAATTCCTGCGCAACCCGCAGAAATTCAGCCGGTTGGGCGGCAAGATCCCGAAAGGCGCGCTGCTGGTCGGCCCTCCGGGCACCGGCAAGACGCTGCTGGCCCGCGCCATCGCCGGTGAGGCGGGCGTGCCCTTCTTCACCATCTCGGGGTCCGACTTCGTGGAAATGTTCGTGGGCGTCGGCGCAAGCCGGGTCCGCGACATGTTCGAACAGGCCAAGAAATCCGCCCCCTGCATCGTCTTCATCGACGAGATCGACGCGGTGGGCCGCGCGCGCGGCGTGGGCATCGGCGGCGGCAACGACGAACGCGAACAGACCCTGAACCAGCTTCTGGTCGAGATGGACGGGTTCGAGGCGAACGAGGGCATCATCATCGTCGCCGCCACCAACCGCCGCGACGTGCTGGACCCCGCCCTGCTGCGACCCGGCCGCTTCGACCGCCAGATCCATGTCCCCAATCCCGACATCAAGGGGCGCGAGAAGATCCTGTCGGTCCATGCCCGCAAGGTGCCGGTCGGTCCCGACGTGGACCTGCGAATCATCGCCCGCGGCACGCCCGGCTTTTCCGGCGCCGACCTGATGAACCTGGTGAACGAGGCCGCGCTGATGGCCGCGCGCATCGGTCGCCGTTTCGTCAGCATGGAAGATTTCGAGAATGCCAAGGACAAGGTGATGCTGGGCGTCGAACGCCGCAGCATGGTTCTGACGCCGGAACAGAAGGAAAAGACCGCCTATCACGAGGCCGGTCACGCCGTGGTTGGCCTGTCCATGCCGAAATGCGATCCGGTCTACAAGGCGACGATCATCCCGCGCGGCGGTGCCCTGGGCATGGTGGTGTCGCTGCCGGAAATGGACCGCCTGAACTTCCACAAGGACGAGGCCAAGCAGAAGCTGGCGATGACCATGGCCGGCAAGGCCGCCGAGATCATCAAGTATGGCGAGGAAGGCGTGTCGAACGGCCCCGCAGGCGACATCCAGCAGGCCAGCCAGCTGGCCCGCGCCATGGTGATGCGCTGGGGGATGTCCGACAAGGTCGGCAATATCGACTATGCCGAGGCGCATGAGGGCTATAACGGCTCGACCGGCGGCTTCTCGATCTCGGCCGCGACCAAGGAACTGATCGAGCAGGAAGTCCGCGACCTGATCGAGGAAGGCTATCAGGAAGCCCGCCGCATCCTGCTGGAAAAATCCGAGGAATTCGAGCGCATGGCCCAGGGCCTTCTGGAATACGAAACCCTGACCGGCGAGGAGATCGGCAAGATCCTGCGCGGCGAACCCTTGGGCGGCGACGACGACACGCCGGGCAGCGTGATCCCCTCGGTCACCGCGATCCCCAAGGCGGGCAAGCCCGCGCCCGGCGGCGATCCCGCCCCGGCATGA
- a CDS encoding chorismate mutase yields MQIDDIPDMATLRAHIDALDEQLVALLAQRHALIARAARIKEQVGLPARIDDRVEEVVANVGRHAASRGLDPVLIQTVWRQLIEAAIAQEDRYLNGDRP; encoded by the coding sequence ATGCAGATCGACGACATTCCAGACATGGCAACGCTGCGCGCCCATATCGACGCGCTGGACGAACAGCTTGTCGCGCTTCTGGCGCAGCGCCATGCCCTGATCGCCCGCGCCGCCCGGATCAAGGAACAGGTCGGCCTGCCCGCCCGAATCGATGACCGGGTCGAGGAAGTGGTCGCAAATGTCGGCCGCCATGCCGCATCGCGCGGGCTGGACCCCGTGCTGATCCAGACTGTCTGGCGGCAACTGATCGAAGCCGCCATCGCGCAGGAAGATCGCTATCTGAACGGAGACCGCCCGTGA
- the folD gene encoding bifunctional methylenetetrahydrofolate dehydrogenase/methenyltetrahydrofolate cyclohydrolase FolD, which produces MTAKLIDGKAFAAALRARIATQVAAMAAQGITPGLAVVLVGEDPASQVYVRSKGRMTREVGMNSYEHRLPADTPQADLLALIDRLNADPAVNGILVQLPLPSHMDESAVINAVDPAKDVDGFHILNVGLLATGQKAMVPCTPLGCLMLLRDHLGSLSGRNALVIGRSNIVGKPMAQLLLRDSATVTVAHSRTANLPDLCRQADIVVAAVGRAHFVQGDWIKPGATVIDVGINRTEDGLVGDVDFDSAARVADAITPVPGGVGPMTIACLLANTLTATARANGLPDPDGLTP; this is translated from the coding sequence ATCACCGCGAAACTGATCGACGGAAAGGCTTTCGCCGCCGCCCTGCGCGCCCGCATCGCGACCCAGGTCGCGGCAATGGCCGCCCAGGGGATTACCCCCGGCCTGGCCGTCGTCCTAGTGGGCGAGGATCCGGCCAGCCAGGTCTATGTCCGGTCCAAGGGCCGCATGACGCGCGAGGTGGGGATGAACTCCTATGAACACCGCCTGCCTGCCGACACGCCCCAAGCCGACCTGCTGGCGCTGATCGACCGGCTGAACGCCGACCCGGCGGTGAACGGCATTCTGGTGCAATTGCCGCTGCCGTCCCATATGGACGAATCCGCCGTCATCAACGCCGTCGACCCGGCCAAGGACGTGGACGGGTTCCACATCCTGAATGTCGGGCTGCTGGCGACGGGGCAGAAGGCGATGGTGCCCTGCACGCCGCTGGGCTGCCTGATGCTGCTGCGCGACCACTTGGGCAGCCTGTCGGGCAGAAACGCCCTGGTGATCGGCCGCAGCAATATCGTCGGCAAGCCGATGGCCCAGCTTCTGCTGCGCGACAGCGCCACGGTGACGGTGGCCCATTCGCGCACCGCGAACCTGCCCGATCTCTGCCGCCAAGCCGATATCGTGGTTGCCGCAGTGGGCCGCGCGCATTTCGTGCAGGGCGACTGGATCAAGCCGGGCGCGACGGTGATCGACGTGGGCATCAACCGCACCGAGGACGGGCTGGTGGGCGATGTCGATTTCGACAGCGCGGCCAGGGTCGCGGATGCGATCACGCCGGTTCCGGGCGGCGTCGGGCCGATGACCATCGCCTGCCTGCTGGCCAATACGCTGACCGCGACCGCGCGCGCCAACGGCCTGCCCGATCCCGACGGCCTGACGCCCTGA
- the ruvB gene encoding Holliday junction branch migration DNA helicase RuvB codes for MIQPDPTLRPEPIEGDSEDRALRPQMLSEFVGQAEARANLRVFIESAKMRGKAMDHTLFFGPPGLGKTTLAQIMARELGVNFRMTSGPVLARSGDLAAILTNLEARDVLFIDEIHRMNPAVEEILYPALEDFELDLVIGEGPAARTVRIELQPFTLVGATTRLGLLTTPLRDRFGIPTRLEFYTIPELDLIVQRGARLMGIAADPDGTREIARRARGTPRIAGRLLRRVVDFALVEGDGRLTRQIADTALTRLGVDDLGLDGADRRYLMQMAEHYGGGPVGVETLSAALSESRDAIEEVIEPYLLQQGLIARTPRGRQLTAGAWRHLGLSAPTAPLQATLFDG; via the coding sequence ATGATCCAGCCCGATCCGACCCTGCGCCCGGAACCGATCGAGGGCGACTCTGAAGACCGCGCCCTGCGCCCGCAGATGCTGTCCGAATTCGTGGGACAGGCCGAGGCCCGCGCCAACCTGCGGGTCTTCATCGAAAGCGCCAAGATGCGCGGCAAGGCGATGGACCACACGCTGTTCTTCGGCCCGCCGGGCCTGGGCAAGACCACGCTGGCGCAGATCATGGCCCGCGAACTGGGCGTGAACTTCCGCATGACCTCGGGTCCGGTGCTGGCGCGGTCCGGCGATCTGGCGGCGATCCTGACCAATCTGGAAGCCCGCGACGTGCTGTTCATCGACGAAATCCACCGCATGAACCCGGCGGTCGAGGAGATCCTCTATCCCGCCCTGGAGGATTTCGAACTGGATCTGGTGATCGGCGAAGGCCCCGCCGCGCGCACCGTGCGGATCGAGTTGCAGCCTTTCACCCTGGTCGGCGCCACTACCCGCCTGGGCCTGCTGACCACGCCGCTGCGCGACCGTTTCGGTATCCCGACGCGGCTGGAATTTTATACGATCCCCGAACTGGACCTGATCGTGCAGCGCGGCGCCCGGCTGATGGGTATCGCGGCGGACCCGGACGGGACGCGCGAAATCGCTCGCCGCGCCCGCGGCACGCCGCGAATCGCGGGGCGGCTGCTGCGCCGGGTGGTGGATTTTGCCCTGGTCGAGGGGGACGGACGTCTGACGCGCCAGATCGCCGATACGGCGCTGACCCGGCTTGGCGTGGACGACCTGGGCCTGGACGGCGCCGACCGGCGCTATCTGATGCAGATGGCCGAACATTACGGCGGCGGCCCGGTCGGCGTCGAAACCCTGTCGGCGGCGCTGTCGGAAAGCCGCGACGCGATCGAGGAAGTGATCGAGCCTTATCTGCTGCAACAGGGCCTGATCGCCCGCACGCCGCGCGGGCGGCAGTTGACGGCGGGCGCCTGGCGGCATCTGGGGCTGTCCGCGCCGACCGCGCCGTTGCAGGCGACGCTGTTCGACGGCTGA
- the htpX gene encoding zinc metalloprotease HtpX — MHGNAKVFILMAAMTALVMALGWMLGGQGGAVIALLLAGGMNVFSWWNSDKMVLRQQGAVELSPQQGGDLYALTAELARRADLPMPKLYLLPTEQPNAFATGRNPENSAVAVTQGLVRSLSRDELAGVIAHELAHIKHRDTLTMTVTATMAGAIAMMGNMMMFTGGRDDRGGGLGAILAMIFAPLAAMMVQMAISRAREYEADATGAQISGQPQALASALAKISQLAGRVLNIPAERNPAAAAMFIVNPLNGLRMDRLFATHPATEDRIARLMAMDGGPRERASSIPRSGRDDGPWGRG; from the coding sequence ATGCACGGGAACGCAAAGGTCTTTATCCTGATGGCCGCCATGACCGCCCTGGTCATGGCGCTTGGCTGGATGCTGGGCGGGCAGGGCGGCGCGGTGATCGCCCTGCTGCTGGCGGGCGGCATGAACGTCTTTTCCTGGTGGAACAGCGACAAGATGGTGCTGCGCCAGCAGGGCGCGGTCGAACTGTCGCCGCAGCAGGGGGGCGATCTTTATGCGCTGACCGCCGAACTGGCCCGGCGGGCGGATCTGCCGATGCCCAAGCTGTATCTGCTGCCCACCGAACAGCCCAACGCCTTCGCTACCGGCCGCAATCCCGAAAACTCCGCCGTGGCGGTGACGCAGGGTCTGGTCCGCAGCCTGTCGCGGGATGAGCTTGCGGGCGTGATCGCGCATGAACTGGCCCATATCAAGCATCGCGACACGCTGACCATGACCGTCACCGCGACCATGGCCGGGGCCATCGCCATGATGGGCAACATGATGATGTTCACCGGCGGGCGCGACGACCGGGGCGGCGGCCTGGGCGCGATCCTGGCGATGATCTTCGCGCCCTTGGCGGCGATGATGGTGCAGATGGCGATTTCCCGCGCCCGCGAATACGAGGCCGATGCGACCGGCGCGCAAATCAGCGGCCAGCCGCAGGCGCTGGCCTCGGCCCTGGCGAAGATCTCGCAACTTGCGGGGCGGGTGCTGAACATTCCCGCCGAACGCAACCCGGCGGCGGCGGCCATGTTCATCGTGAACCCGCTGAACGGGCTGCGCATGGACCGCCTGTTCGCCACCCACCCTGCGACCGAGGATCGCATCGCCCGGCTGATGGCGATGGATGGCGGGCCGCGCGAACGCGCCTCCTCCATCCCGCGCAGCGGGCGCGACGACGGCCCCTGGGGACGCGGATGA
- the ruvA gene encoding Holliday junction branch migration protein RuvA encodes MIGRIAGIILHRARDHVLIDVRGVGYIVHVSERTAAGLPPVGQAVALYTDLMVREDLLQLFGFPTMLDKEWHRLLTSVQGVGAKVSLAILGTLGAEGLARAIALGDWASVRRAQGVGPKLAQRVVLELKDKAPSVMALGATLSVDMGVPVVDADAVIEPAGAPAPRPAAPTDAMLAARATADALSALGNLGYAASEAAQAVAEAQAREPGAATPALIRAALRLLAPKE; translated from the coding sequence ATGATCGGCCGCATTGCCGGGATCATCCTGCACCGCGCCCGCGATCACGTCCTGATCGACGTGCGCGGGGTGGGCTATATCGTCCATGTCAGCGAACGCACCGCTGCCGGGCTGCCGCCGGTGGGGCAGGCGGTCGCGCTGTATACCGACCTGATGGTGCGCGAGGATCTGCTGCAACTGTTCGGCTTTCCGACCATGCTGGACAAGGAATGGCACCGGCTGCTGACCAGCGTTCAGGGGGTGGGGGCCAAGGTGTCGCTGGCGATCCTGGGCACGCTGGGGGCCGAGGGGCTGGCGCGGGCGATCGCGCTTGGCGACTGGGCCTCGGTCCGCAGGGCGCAGGGCGTGGGGCCGAAGCTCGCGCAGCGCGTGGTGCTGGAGCTGAAGGACAAGGCGCCCTCGGTGATGGCGCTTGGCGCGACGCTCAGCGTGGATATGGGCGTGCCGGTGGTTGACGCCGATGCCGTGATCGAACCCGCGGGCGCCCCCGCGCCCCGGCCCGCCGCCCCGACGGACGCGATGCTTGCCGCCCGCGCCACCGCCGATGCCCTGTCCGCCTTGGGCAATCTGGGTTATGCTGCCAGCGAAGCCGCGCAGGCCGTGGCCGAGGCGCAGGCGCGGGAACCGGGCGCCGCCACGCCCGCGTTGATCCGAGCGGCGCTGCGGCTGCTGGCGCCGAAGGAATAG
- the ruvC gene encoding crossover junction endodeoxyribonuclease RuvC translates to MRVLGIDPGLRNMGWGVIAVDGSRLRHVANGVIQTDGGDLGARLSRLYRGLCAVIAAHAPDAAAVEQTFVNKDAVGTLKLGQARGIALLAPAEAGLAIGEYAPNAVKKTVVGVGHAGKEQVQHMVKVQLPGVVFDSADAADALAIAICHARHLQGRSLRIVERSA, encoded by the coding sequence ATGCGCGTCCTGGGCATTGATCCCGGATTGAGGAATATGGGCTGGGGCGTGATCGCGGTGGACGGATCGCGCCTGCGCCATGTCGCCAACGGCGTGATCCAGACGGACGGGGGCGACCTGGGCGCGCGGCTGTCGCGGCTGTATCGCGGCCTTTGCGCGGTGATCGCCGCCCATGCGCCCGACGCGGCGGCGGTCGAACAGACCTTCGTGAACAAGGACGCGGTCGGCACGCTGAAGCTGGGCCAAGCGCGCGGCATCGCCCTCTTGGCCCCGGCCGAGGCGGGGCTGGCTATCGGCGAATACGCCCCGAACGCCGTCAAGAAAACCGTGGTCGGCGTCGGCCATGCGGGCAAGGAACAGGTGCAGCACATGGTCAAGGTCCAGCTTCCGGGCGTGGTTTTCGACAGCGCCGACGCCGCCGACGCGCTTGCCATCGCCATCTGCCACGCCCGCCACCTGCAAGGCCGCAGCCTGCGCATCGTGGAGCGTTCCGCATGA
- the dnaE gene encoding DNA polymerase III subunit alpha, translating to MPAKNPRFIHLRTHSEHSLLEGAIPVGKLPTLAADAGMPAVALTDTNAMFAALEFSVKAMDKGVQPIVGCQMTLLDGATGPVVLLAQNEAGWLNLMALSSCLYLREGGALPHVTVDELCAHAEGLICLTGGATGPLGLLIAQGARDKADALADRLAAAFPTRLYVELQRHPGENGALMPAETASESGLIDLAYAKSLPLVATNDVYFPKAEMFEAHDALICIAEKAYVDQSQPRRRLTPQHYFKSAEEMAVLFADLPEALDNTVEIARRCAFAVRKHAPILPRFADDEVDELRRQARAGLDARLKVIPHAVPVPEYHARLDFELGIIEQMGFPGYFLIVADFIKWAKDHDIPVGPGRGSGAGSLVAYALTITDLDPLRYNLLFERFLNPERVSMPDFDIDFCMDRREEVIRYVQEKYGKDKVGQIITFGALLSKAAVRDVGRVLQMPFGQVDRLSKMIPVEGVKPVSIAKARADEPRLREAAKEEVVARLLDYAEQLEGLYRNASTHAAGVVIGDRPLDRLVPLYRDPASDMPATQFNMKWVEQAGLVKFDFLGLKTLTVIQNAVDLINGGGRPLHVAADGRTLYDPAPGTENQINLIPLDDKATYDLFASAKTVAVFQVESSGMMDALRRMRPTCIEDIVALVALYRPGPMENIPTYCEVKNGARALESLHPSIDPILAETQGIIVYQEQVMQIAQVMAGYSLGGADLLRRAMGKKIAAEMAKERPKFVDGAVANGVDAKKAGEVFDLLEKFANYGFNKSHAAAYAVVSYQTAWLKANHPVEFMAAVMNCDIHLTDKLAIYKRECDRMGIAIVPPCVNRSAPTFSVREGRIHYALGALKGVGVDAMKLIQDARGDTPFRDIHDFARRVDMKRVGKRPLEMLARAGAFDLLDDNRARVVKGLDALCAWSAAVQEQAASSQTSLFGGGEDLPPPRAPISGVWLPTEKLAEEHKAVGFYLSGHPLDDYLPALKRKKVQTLAEISADAANGPLVASIAGTVAARMERKSAKGTPYAFVSLSDPTGLYEVTVFSDLLTASRDRLEPGQNVVLQVKVEPSGDQVKMLANSVDLLDNVVADAGAGCLAVDMQGADTIPRIAETLDRIRTEITVPARSRGPVLLRIREGEEVIEIEIANDAPLTTPARQALRAVPGVLDVVEE from the coding sequence ATGCCCGCGAAAAATCCCCGATTCATCCATCTTCGCACCCATTCCGAGCATTCTCTGCTGGAAGGCGCCATCCCCGTGGGCAAGCTGCCCACGCTTGCGGCGGATGCCGGGATGCCCGCGGTCGCGCTGACCGATACCAACGCGATGTTCGCGGCCCTGGAATTCAGCGTCAAGGCGATGGACAAGGGCGTCCAGCCGATCGTCGGTTGCCAGATGACCCTGCTGGACGGCGCGACCGGGCCGGTGGTCCTGCTGGCCCAGAACGAGGCGGGCTGGCTGAACCTGATGGCGCTGTCATCCTGCCTCTATCTGCGCGAGGGCGGCGCGCTGCCGCATGTCACCGTGGACGAGTTGTGCGCCCATGCCGAGGGGCTGATCTGCCTGACCGGCGGGGCGACGGGGCCGCTGGGCCTGCTGATCGCCCAAGGCGCGCGCGACAAGGCCGATGCCCTGGCCGACCGGCTGGCCGCCGCCTTTCCGACGCGCCTGTATGTCGAATTGCAACGCCATCCGGGCGAGAACGGCGCGCTGATGCCCGCCGAGACCGCGTCCGAATCCGGGCTGATCGACCTGGCCTATGCGAAATCCCTGCCGCTGGTCGCCACGAACGATGTCTATTTCCCCAAGGCCGAGATGTTCGAGGCCCATGACGCGCTGATCTGCATCGCCGAGAAAGCCTATGTCGACCAGTCCCAGCCCCGCCGCCGCCTGACGCCGCAGCATTACTTCAAGTCGGCCGAGGAAATGGCCGTGCTGTTCGCCGACCTGCCCGAGGCTTTGGACAACACGGTGGAAATCGCCCGCCGCTGCGCCTTCGCGGTCAGGAAGCACGCGCCGATCCTGCCGCGCTTTGCCGATGACGAGGTGGACGAGTTGCGTCGCCAGGCCCGCGCCGGGCTGGACGCGCGCCTCAAGGTCATCCCCCACGCCGTCCCGGTCCCGGAATACCACGCCCGGCTGGACTTCGAGCTGGGCATCATCGAGCAGATGGGCTTTCCCGGCTATTTCCTGATCGTGGCCGATTTCATCAAATGGGCCAAGGATCACGACATTCCGGTGGGTCCGGGCCGGGGTTCGGGGGCCGGGTCGCTGGTCGCCTATGCCCTGACCATCACCGATCTGGATCCGCTGCGTTATAACCTGCTGTTCGAACGCTTCCTGAACCCGGAGCGCGTCTCGATGCCGGATTTCGACATCGACTTCTGCATGGACCGCCGCGAAGAGGTGATCCGCTATGTTCAAGAGAAATACGGCAAGGACAAGGTCGGCCAGATCATCACCTTCGGCGCGCTGCTCTCCAAGGCCGCCGTCCGTGACGTGGGCCGGGTGTTGCAGATGCCCTTCGGCCAGGTGGACCGGCTGTCCAAGATGATCCCGGTCGAGGGCGTGAAGCCCGTCAGCATCGCCAAGGCCCGCGCCGACGAGCCCCGCCTGCGCGAGGCCGCCAAGGAAGAGGTCGTCGCCCGGCTGCTGGACTATGCCGAGCAGTTGGAGGGGCTGTATCGCAACGCCTCGACCCATGCGGCGGGCGTGGTGATCGGCGACCGGCCGCTGGACCGGCTGGTGCCGCTGTATCGCGATCCGGCATCCGACATGCCCGCGACGCAGTTCAACATGAAATGGGTGGAACAGGCCGGGCTGGTGAAGTTCGACTTCCTGGGCCTCAAGACCCTGACGGTGATCCAGAACGCCGTGGACCTGATCAATGGCGGCGGGCGGCCGCTGCATGTCGCAGCGGATGGGCGGACGCTCTATGACCCGGCGCCGGGCACGGAAAACCAGATCAACCTGATCCCGCTGGACGACAAGGCGACCTATGACCTGTTCGCCAGCGCCAAGACGGTCGCGGTGTTCCAGGTCGAAAGCAGCGGCATGATGGATGCGCTGCGCCGGATGCGGCCGACCTGCATCGAGGATATCGTGGCGCTTGTCGCCCTGTATCGCCCCGGCCCGATGGAGAACATCCCGACCTATTGCGAGGTCAAGAACGGCGCTCGCGCGCTGGAATCGCTGCACCCCAGCATCGACCCGATCCTTGCCGAGACGCAGGGCATCATCGTCTATCAGGAACAGGTGATGCAGATCGCCCAGGTCATGGCGGGCTACAGCCTAGGCGGCGCCGACCTGCTGCGCCGTGCCATGGGCAAGAAGATCGCCGCCGAGATGGCCAAGGAGCGCCCGAAATTCGTCGATGGCGCGGTGGCGAACGGGGTGGACGCCAAGAAGGCGGGCGAGGTCTTCGACCTGCTGGAAAAATTCGCCAATTACGGATTCAACAAGTCCCACGCGGCGGCCTATGCCGTGGTCAGCTATCAGACGGCCTGGCTGAAGGCGAACCATCCGGTCGAATTCATGGCCGCGGTGATGAACTGCGACATCCACCTGACCGACAAGCTGGCGATCTACAAACGCGAATGCGACCGCATGGGCATCGCCATCGTGCCGCCCTGCGTGAATCGGTCAGCCCCGACCTTCAGCGTCCGCGAGGGCCGCATCCATTACGCCCTGGGCGCGCTGAAGGGCGTCGGCGTGGACGCGATGAAGCTGATCCAGGACGCGCGGGGCGACACCCCCTTCCGCGACATCCACGACTTCGCCCGCCGCGTGGACATGAAGCGCGTGGGCAAGCGCCCGCTGGAAATGCTGGCCCGCGCCGGGGCCTTCGACCTGCTGGACGACAACCGCGCCCGCGTGGTCAAGGGGCTGGACGCGCTGTGTGCCTGGTCGGCGGCGGTGCAGGAGCAGGCGGCCTCCAGCCAGACCTCGCTGTTCGGCGGGGGCGAGGATCTGCCGCCGCCGCGCGCGCCCATTTCAGGCGTCTGGCTGCCCACCGAAAAGCTGGCCGAGGAACACAAGGCCGTCGGCTTCTATCTGTCCGGCCATCCGCTGGACGATTACCTGCCCGCGCTGAAGCGCAAGAAGGTCCAGACCCTGGCCGAGATCAGCGCCGACGCCGCAAACGGTCCCCTGGTCGCCAGCATCGCGGGCACGGTCGCGGCGCGGATGGAACGCAAATCCGCCAAGGGCACGCCCTATGCCTTTGTCAGCCTGTCCGACCCGACCGGGCTTTACGAGGTGACGGTGTTTTCCGACCTGCTGACCGCATCCCGCGACCGGCTGGAACCGGGGCAGAACGTGGTGTTGCAGGTCAAGGTCGAACCCTCGGGCGACCAGGTGAAGATGCTGGCGAACTCGGTCGATCTGCTGGACAATGTCGTGGCCGATGCCGGCGCGGGCTGCCTGGCCGTGGACATGCAGGGCGCCGACACCATCCCGCGCATCGCCGAAACCCTGGACCGCATCCGAACCGAGATTACCGTTCCCGCCCGCTCGCGCGGCCCGGTCCTGCTGCGCATCCGCGAGGGCGAGGAGGTGATCGAGATCGAGATCGCCAACGACGCCCCCCTGACCACCCCCGCCCGCCAGGCCCTGCGCGCCGTGCCGGGCGTCCTGGACGTGGTCGAGGAGTAG